In Vibrio japonicus, one DNA window encodes the following:
- the ycfP gene encoding alpha/beta hydrolase YcfP: MIIYLHGFDSTSPGNHEKVLQLQFIDDDVRFINYSTLHPKHDMQHLLKEVNKVIEQSDDPEPVICGVGLGGYWSERIGFLCGIKQVIFNPNLHPETNMQGRIDRPEEYEDIATKCVEQFRVKNNRRCLVILSKEDEVHDNRKTAEELEDYYDIIWDETQSHKFKKISQHLQTIKAFKEQK, encoded by the coding sequence ATGATTATCTATTTACACGGTTTCGATTCGACAAGCCCGGGGAACCACGAAAAGGTTCTTCAACTGCAGTTTATCGACGATGATGTACGTTTTATCAACTATAGTACTTTGCATCCCAAACACGACATGCAACACCTTCTAAAAGAAGTGAATAAGGTGATTGAACAGTCTGATGATCCAGAACCTGTAATATGCGGTGTTGGCTTAGGTGGGTACTGGTCAGAGCGGATTGGCTTTTTATGTGGTATTAAGCAGGTGATTTTTAATCCCAATCTACACCCAGAAACGAATATGCAGGGTCGAATCGATAGACCCGAAGAGTATGAAGACATTGCAACAAAATGCGTTGAGCAGTTTCGCGTGAAAAATAATCGACGCTGTTTGGTTATTTTATCTAAAGAAGATGAAGTGCACGACAACCGCAAAACAGCTGAGGAATTAGAAGATTATTACGACATTATTTGGGATGAAACTCAAAGTCACAAGTTCAAGAAAATCTCACAACATCTCCAAACAATAAAAGCCTTTAAAGAACAGAAATAA
- a CDS encoding NAD(P)/FAD-dependent oxidoreductase codes for MTRIIVVGGGAGGLELATKLGRTIGRKRRANITLVDRKASHLWKPLLHEVATGSLDEGVDALSYRAHAKNHHFDFQLGSLEDIDRARKVIKLHELTDENGELLIPSRELEYDILVMAIGSTSNDFNTPGVKENCIFLDSPEQAHRFRKEMNNEFLKLHAKNGQGAVDIAIVGAGATGVELSAELHNAVKELRGYGFGDLDSSKLNVNLVEAGERILPALPPRISSAAHQELTKLGVNVRTATMVTQADKDGLMTKDGEKIPAQIMVWAAGIKAPDFIKDIAGLETNRINQLVVKDTLQTTRDDDIFVIGDLAQCTQADGSFVPPRAQAAHQMASRAFSNIIAKLNGRELKPYVYKDKGSLVSLSNFSTVGSLMGNLTKGSMMVEGRIARVVYISLYRLHQMALHGIFKTALIILMGRINRVLRPNLKLH; via the coding sequence GTGACACGAATCATCGTAGTAGGCGGCGGAGCTGGCGGACTTGAGCTAGCCACCAAACTTGGTCGAACCATTGGCCGTAAAAGGCGTGCTAATATCACTCTGGTTGACCGTAAAGCAAGTCACCTATGGAAACCACTTTTACACGAAGTGGCAACAGGCTCTCTGGACGAAGGTGTTGACGCCCTGAGTTACCGAGCACACGCCAAAAACCACCATTTTGATTTTCAGTTGGGTAGTCTTGAAGACATTGATCGCGCGCGCAAAGTGATCAAACTTCATGAGTTAACTGATGAGAATGGTGAGCTTCTCATCCCTAGCCGTGAATTAGAATACGATATTCTTGTCATGGCGATTGGTTCCACTTCTAACGACTTTAATACCCCTGGTGTTAAAGAGAACTGCATCTTCCTAGACAGTCCAGAACAGGCACACCGTTTCCGTAAGGAAATGAATAATGAATTCCTCAAACTGCACGCTAAAAATGGTCAAGGTGCAGTAGATATCGCGATTGTGGGGGCTGGTGCAACAGGCGTCGAATTGTCTGCCGAACTTCATAATGCAGTAAAAGAGCTTCGTGGATATGGTTTTGGTGACTTAGATTCAAGCAAGCTAAATGTAAACTTAGTTGAAGCGGGAGAGCGCATTTTACCTGCTTTGCCACCGCGCATTTCTTCTGCCGCACATCAAGAATTAACGAAACTCGGTGTCAATGTTCGTACTGCAACTATGGTTACACAAGCCGATAAAGATGGCTTGATGACGAAAGATGGTGAAAAAATCCCGGCACAAATTATGGTGTGGGCAGCAGGTATTAAAGCACCTGATTTCATCAAAGATATTGCTGGCCTTGAGACGAATCGCATTAATCAGTTAGTGGTAAAAGATACGCTTCAAACAACGCGTGACGACGACATTTTTGTCATCGGCGATCTGGCTCAATGTACTCAGGCCGATGGTTCTTTCGTACCGCCTCGCGCTCAGGCAGCACACCAAATGGCGAGCCGCGCATTTTCTAACATCATTGCGAAGTTAAACGGCCGTGAATTGAAGCCTTATGTTTATAAAGATAAAGGCTCACTGGTCTCTTTAAGTAATTTCTCTACGGTGGGTAGCTTGATGGGGAACCTGACTAAAGGGTCGATGATGGTTGAAGGTCGCATTGCGAGAGTGGTGTACATCTCGCTTTATAGACTCCACCAAATGGCACTGCACGGAATATTTAAAACGGCACTTATCATTCTGATGGGCCGTATTAACCGCGTATTGCGTCCAAACTTAAAACTGCACTAA
- a CDS encoding GNAT family N-acetyltransferase, protein MSPDYCIITRRLELKLIPHEDANKLRDCVSHSPTLHRWIDWCEPNFTLQQAERFLLLTRLNWVKAEAYGFGVYHRDTSELLGMVAINELYHTFNMVSVGYWIRDSVQRNGYGKEALEGLVNFCFEQLKITRIEIVCDPENTASQKLIEQCGAQFEVKARNRFLYDGKPRTGLVYSMIPE, encoded by the coding sequence ATGAGCCCTGATTATTGCATTATTACACGAAGACTTGAGCTCAAGCTTATCCCTCACGAAGATGCCAATAAACTTAGAGATTGCGTTTCACACTCCCCGACTCTTCATCGCTGGATCGATTGGTGTGAGCCCAATTTTACTCTCCAACAAGCTGAGCGATTTTTGCTCTTAACTCGTTTAAATTGGGTCAAAGCTGAGGCTTATGGGTTTGGTGTTTATCACAGAGACACAAGCGAATTGCTGGGTATGGTTGCAATCAATGAACTGTATCACACCTTCAATATGGTGAGTGTGGGCTATTGGATAAGAGACAGCGTCCAAAGAAACGGTTATGGAAAAGAAGCGCTCGAAGGATTGGTTAACTTTTGTTTTGAACAGCTCAAGATCACGCGTATCGAAATTGTGTGCGACCCAGAGAATACCGCCAGCCAAAAACTGATCGAGCAATGTGGTGCTCAATTTGAAGTAAAAGCGCGGAATAGATTTCTCTACGATGGAAAACCGAGGACGGGCTTGGTCTATTCGATGATTCCAGAATAA